atcatcctacacgtgatattttaaaaccatgctgggaaaaagaaaaaaaacaagttaagagttttggttggattgtcaataatatagcagaaaattttcaaatatatgaaaaagaaataagtttaatgttgcctttgccagtagtgccaccgtggctgttaccagaagcagtggtggatatggtgttgatggaaaagaaaaaggatccaaaatgtagattagattcaagtataatacaagaatatataaacaattactatcattatgtccagatttacacagacgcatcaaaaacagatgaaaaaataggagtagcatttgtaataccagaatttaaaataaaagtaggaaaaagaattacagatggattatcagtatattcaggagaattattagcaatattgttagcagtgcagtgggtggaggatataaaaccattaaaaacaatcatttgttcagactcaagttcagcattattaagtttaaaacataatcattcagagggtagaccagacattttgttggaaataaaacttactttatttagaatacaaagaatgggattaatattagtgtttttatgggtaccagcacatgtaggagttggagggaatgagaaggcggacaggatagcaaagaaggcaacacaaaacaacattagctttataataaatattagtaggtcagaggcaagaaatataattaaacagagaatcaggaaagagtggcaaaaaaggtgggatgaagaaaagaaaggaagatggttttacagaatcaacaagatagtaggagaagtaagaacaggaagaaggagtagaaaagaggaaagattaattacaagattaagactaggacatacaggacttaattctacattgttcaagataaagaaacataatacaggaaaatgtgattattgtggagaggaggaaacaatagaacatgtaatattgaagtgtcagaaatatgaacaagaaagaacaattttaaggagagaatttgtaggtattaaagaaaattttatattgagagatactttgcaaagaagtttaggtagcaaacatattcaaattataattagatttttcaaaagcactaaattaataaataaaatttgattgttgtaatagtaaataagatttaaaaccatgaagaaccacactccataccagttggtggcggtaatgcacatcttcaagttatttgccaactgccaaaaaacaacacagaagaagaagaagtaagAGGTCAGTCCTggtttgtcagtttaggttaGGTATTGGTTGATTCTTTCCTATGGGCCcatttttctagatttttttgtgtgcttttgatGGATTTTTGTCAACTTTCATGGAAGAATAAATGGAGGATATTTCTTGTATACTTTTGTCCTTTGTCTAACTGTTTGGTCCCTGACAATTGGTGTCAGGAGAGGGATGCATCCAGTTAAGGACATTagtattcattcattttttgttaaaatgaaagaaGCCAAAGGAGGTAAAGGCAAGTTAGCCCCTGTAGATAGGGAAGAACAAACCGACCATGAGTATTGTGAAGTGGCTGATGGTGAAGATGATGGACAGGGGAGAGAGCCGACTATATCTGATCTGGCGAATATCCTTCAAGCCCATATTGGTCAACAGAAAACTCGAGAGGAACGATGGGAGAAGGAGATGGAACCTCAGGACCACAGGTTTAAGGCTCTCCAgcatcagttcagtttatttcaaaTGGAGGTGCAGACACACCCTTCTATAGGCCTGAGGCCTGTAGTACAAGACCCTGCCCACTCCTCTGCAGGCTTGAGGCCTGTATCTCAGAAGAGGCCGGATAAAGAGGATTTGGATCATTTGCCACTGGAATCGGTGCCCTCTTTGGTTAAACCAGGTGACTCTATACCTATCCCTTTCTCCAAAGAACCAAAATTGGAGAAGTTAAGTGATGATGATGACGTTGAACACTTCCTTATAACTTTCGAAAGGATAGcatgtgtttgtagatggcctAAACATGACTGGGCATTTCACTTGATTCCACTCTTAACTGGGAAAGCCAGGAGTGCGTATGTACATATGGATGTGGATGAGTCAATGAACTATGAGTGTGTTAAGGCTGCCGTTTTACAGAAATACGAAATTAATAGTGAGACTTGTCATCAGAGGTTCCGCTCTCTCCAGGTGGAACCAAATGAGTCTCCCAGGGAGCTCTATGTGAGACTCAAGGAGCTTTATGGGAAGTGGGTCCAGCCCCAAGGTAAGACTGTTGAAGAAATTAatgaaattataattcttgagcAGTATTTCCGGATGTTGTCTCCAGAACTTCAAGTGTGGATTAAGGAACGTAATCCAAAAGATGCAGCAGAGGCGGTTTCGTTGGCAGATGCATTTGTATCAGCACGTAGGAAGAGCCAACCATGGGCTTTAAAGCAGCAAAACAGGATTTTACACCGACCCCGGGTAACACCGGTTCGACTGAAACTGTGGGTAAGCAGTCGGGAAAGGGGAATTGGGGATTCTCAAGTCAAATAAAACCCCTAAAAAAACCCATATGCTATTTGTGTGGTCAAGAAGGCCACACAAAACCAATGCGTCCTCAAAATCCTGCCAAATTCTCGCAGATGTGCTttgtacccagagagaaccatGTATTAACTAAACAAAAGCAGCCGTAGGTGGAGACTACTGTGGAGATAGACGGGCAAAGGCTCAAGGCCCTGATTGACACCGGAAGCTCCCAGTCACTTGTACTTCGCAGGTATGTTCCGTCATATAAGATTTGCACCTCGGAAACGTTACCCATCTGCTGTGTTCATGGAGATGAAAAACATTATCCCACAGCAGACATTTATATGAAGGTGCAAGGACATGTGTACCTGCTGAATGTGGGGGTCATGGATAAATTACTGTTTCCTGTAGTTTTGGGGAATGATCTCCCAGTCCTCACTGAACTAATAAATGCTCCAAAAATGTGCAATGTTGTCATGACACAATCTCGGTCTAAGGCTTCCAAGGAAGATGAGCCCAGCCTAAGAGCATTACCATTTTTTGAGGCTGAGATTCAAGTGGGTCCAACTAAAGAACGAAAGTCCCGTATGCAGCGCAAACGAGACACATTTAGATGTATAATAACCTCTTCGGTGTTACCTGAACCTGATGTCCAGCTAGGCTTTACAATTCCTGATAATATTGCGGAACTGCAGCATCAGGATAGAAGTTTGGCTGACTTTATTAAGAGAGCTGGAGAGGGAGGAACTGCAGAGGTATTCTCCATGCAAAATGGCATCCTCTATAGGAAACATGGAGCAGTGGAACAGCTCGTGGTACCCAAAACAGCCAGAGAGACTGTTTTGACTTTGGGCCATTCCATTCCCTGGGCTGGCCACCTGGGGAAACATAAAACAATAGCCCGTATTCAGCAGTGTTTCTACTGGCCAGGATTGCATAAATATGTTGCCAGATTTTGCAGGAGTTGTCCTCAAtgtcaaaaaacatcaaccagaGTTGCAGCAAAAGCTCCCCTTCATCCTCTTCCTATAATAAATACATCATTTGAACGTTTGGGCATGGATGCTGTGGGCCCGGTGGAGAAGAGCAAATCAGGTAACCGATTCATGTTGGTTATTACTGATTATGCGACAAAGTATCCAGAAGTGTTCCCTTTGAAATCTGTTACAGCCAAGGCTGTTGCATTTTGTCTTGTTCAGTTTTTTTGCACGAGTGGGATTCCCTAAAGAAATATTGATTGATCAAGGGACAAATTTTATGTCTAAGTTACTTAGGGATGTGTATAAACTGATTGGAATTAGGGGGCTGAGAACTACCCCATATCACCCCCAAACTGATGGATTTACAGAGAGGTTTAATCAGACTCTTAAGAATATGCTTTGTAAGTTCATCAATGAAACTGGGTCGGATTGGGATCaatggctcccttacctcttgTTTGCCTATCGGGAGGTACCCCAAGCTTCTACAGGGTTTTCCTCCTTTGAGTTGCTCTTTGGCTATGAGGTGCGAGGACCGCTGGCACTTCTTAAGGAAAAGTGGGAGGGGGAGAAGGCTGGAAAAGAACCTGTTAATGTCATTTCTTATGTTCTACAGATGAGGGAAAGGATGGAAAAGATTACCACATTGGCTCAGGAACACATGCGTGTCTCTCAGCAGAAGCAAAAAACCTGGTACGATCAAACTGCGTATGAGAGGAATTTTGAACCAGGTCAGAAAGTATTAG
This genomic stretch from Girardinichthys multiradiatus isolate DD_20200921_A chromosome 3, DD_fGirMul_XY1, whole genome shotgun sequence harbors:
- the LOC124866060 gene encoding uncharacterized protein LOC124866060; the encoded protein is MHPVKDISIHSFFVKMKEAKGGKGKLAPVDREEQTDHEYCEVADGEDDGQGREPTISDLANILQAHIGQQKTREERWEKEMEPQDHRFKALQHQFSLFQMEVQTHPSIGLRPVVQDPAHSSAGLRPVSQKRPDKEDLDHLPLESVPSLVKPGDSIPIPFSKEPKLEKLSDDDDVEHFLITFERIACVCRWPKHDWAFHLIPLLTGKARSAYVHMDVDESMNYECVKAAVLQKYEINSETCHQRFRSLQVEPNESPRELYVRLKELYGKWVQPQGKTVEEINEIIILEQYFRMLSPELQVWIKERNPKDAAEAVSLADAFVSARRKSQPWALKQQNRILHRPRVTPVRLKLWVSSRERGIGDSQVK